The segment TTGAGACTTCCCTTTTCGTTGtacttccaactcaaagcaatctattcgCATAAATAAccacaataagatttcaaaactaacacCCGTATTACTATAGATCTAACCTAGAccctaaaactcactcaaaatATATGATCAagttcttatatatattttggtgccaattaacatttcaactcTTATATTCTCTAAATTTCAAGCCTAGACTTAAGTCTTAATCTTccaatatcataatttaatgATATTCGTATAATATAATTCACCTAATAATCAATTACATATTTCAATGTATTAAAACTTAAATCATAAtagatgaaaaagaaaatctaaaatttgaactaggtACACCATCAACTATTTTAACCTCAAGTGAAAGAAGGAGTCCAACCCTAATAATGCCTTATTAACTTGTAATATGTCAATCATTGCataatacttatatttttaaaatgaaaaattattaaaatacacGTCTTATGTTTCCATTATTTTCAATATcccttctatttttaaaaacttctaaaaaattttatttttttaatatattcgagctacatattaatgtatccaaaccagtatttaatgtattcgagctacatattatgttttcgatttgttttataatatatccgagctagtttttaatgtattcgagctacaTAGTATGCATCTggtttatgttataatgtatttgagatactctttaatgtatccaagctatatattaatgtatccaATTTATGTTACTTTTtacgaattaatataattgcTAACTAAAGAGGAATAGAATGTAACTTCATATTAAAACAATGTGATTGATTAAAATTtatcctttttaaaattatctccAACCAATTTTAAACCCCAAGCCCTGTAACACCCTTAATGGAAGGAAAGTGGCTCTAAAGCCAATTAGATACTCACCCTAAGATATCCTCCaatcaaaatcatataattagaatttaattagGTGTATAGAATTAAGAAGTATTAGAATTTAATTAGGTGTATAGAATTAAGAAGTAGCGGCACTTGTTGCATTCGAGATGGAAATTTGTGTGTTACGTGGTgttttttgtgtattgtaacATGTACGACTTATggtttatttattcaattttagatatgtttaagtgtctatttgtgcacattcaaagttagaggacataaatataaaatgaacctaagttaaagaatatatttatgtattatgccatttTTCGAAAGTATATTTCGAATTAAAGTGATCATTTGAGTATAGTGTATAATACTCTTGTCCTAGACCATATTTTGGGGAATTCTGATTCACTTCTCTCCTCTCTtaattctttctctctctattccgAAAATATTTTGATCCTATAATTTACGAAGCTTAGATTCGCCCTTTTTAgatatttgataaaattgaaacaatATTGTGAAGATTAGCATGCCCCAcgtgtaataataataataataaataatcttACATTAGTGGATATTGTGTTTTGGatattttcctttaaattatacaattattaattctattttaaaggtttttatAATCTTTTCAAACATTGCTTCGTTTGATTTTTCTCAGTTACAgggataattttttatttatgatctATAATTTTGAATgccctttttaaaattttcgatTACGTCGCTAATAAAGTGTGCAATgcaattattcataaaaaaatacaaggatgTCAACTGAAGGTACCACTGAAAATTGTTACAACATTAGAGTCGATGCATAAATGGATTTGAAGGACAagaatacataaatatactgaCTTTCATCCAGGATAAATTTGAAACTTACAACACCCtcttaatataaaaaagtattattaaaaagagaatttgtcccttctccttttctttttgtatttatttttattcaaaagaaATGCACTAATTAGCACTAATATTGCCCTATATGTTTCATTTAATTGTGAAAAAAATTCATCCGTTAAaagttttgaaataataaaatacatgaatgtaaattgaaatatttattcttattttaattcGACGTTATAAATCTCATGGAAGATACATTTTGTTTTAGTTCTAGATTATAGGTTTTCTGAAAGATAAGTTTTCTTTTCAACTCATAAATCTATAAAAGATACAATTTAATTGAAGTCTTTTCATGCAAACttttgtcatataaattgagtttcttttatgtgaaaagATAGGCactaaaaaagaagaagctatTTTTcgttgaaaaatatatttgtgagACATTAATTTAAAGGCAGTATCACCAATTTAAGAATAGAAGAGCAACATGCTTTAATTCTACTTGTTTGTGGCTTCATTGAATTTCGAAGATAAAGTTATAATTTATTCTTCCATTTGCTCGTGGGAGAGACTCCAATTATTTTCAAGAAGCGTTTTAACATGCCTGTAAGCCAAGCaagttttattttgaattcttcatatttttatcgGTTCTTGTTCTAACATATAAGAGTTGACATTCAAATTACAGATGCAAAGGTAATTAGCAATAGTAGTCATAcgatttattaataataataatgaagttGCTTAATAAAAGCTACATGAtcagtaattaattaattccttaattAAGAAGAACATGTTTGTTTAGCAGCTGCATCCATTTGGTCCCTTTGAATTCCAGCATTACACATATTAGCAAATCCACGAAGGTGTTTTTTACCATAGCTAGTCAATGATCCACAATGCGACTCAAATATCTTCACCTGTACATCAACGTCGTAATATTAGTTTTTTCTTATATTGTCAATGTATATATGATCGTTGTTATTATAACATATAGACGTATAGTATATACTTACAAAGGATTTAAGACAATCCCAATCATCAACAAGGGGTTGTCTAACAATGTTGAGCACTTTTTGACCATTCTCAACTCCAAATAAAATTTGTCCAATATGTTTTACACTCTTGTCTACATGTTCTCTTTCGGATATAACTTCACTTAGTTTCCTATAAGCTTCACTTTTTCTTCTAGACCCTTCCGGAGCATTCTGAAACTGTGAAATTGATTGTATATTTAAAACATTGTTTTACATATGTACATACAAAAATTAAAGTGATGTAAGATTAATTAATCACCTTGGATTTGAGATACAAGAGTTGAACATCACGTTGATTAACATGTCTTGAGTTTGAGGCGTAGTTATTATTGGCAGAAGAAGTATGTTTTGGGGAATTAGAACCCATATATATGGAGAGTGCATCCTTATTTATATGTAAATCTCCATATTGCATCATATGGGAACCATGCGTACCATTATTTAACACTCTTTGATAAATCTGatcgaattaaaaaaaaaatcaacgaGAAGTTAGcaattacttttataatatttccCATAAAAAAAGTTAACAACTACGTACTCCTTAACTATATGATATTTGAAACTTTAGCAAAATAATTACCCGTAGATATTGCTTCTCCAAAGTTTCAACTTGTAGATCATGCAAATCACTGGTTTGTACAAATTACAAAGTATAGTTTAGTTTAATTTAACATATAGTatatcaccttttttttttttttaattcaatcaaattaataaattattaattgtaACAAACATATACATACCTATTCTCCAGCCAAGAAACACTGAACAAATCTCCCAAGCAATTATCCTTGAAGTCTTCTGGTGGACACTCACCATAGCAAGATGTATCACCAGTGAAATAACAATACGTAGCCCAACCATCTTCATCGGGTTTTGATGAAGTCGTTGCATAAATATTTAAACCTTTACCAAGAAGATCGGCAAACATGCTTCCAGAATCGCACGCTTCCAAGTAaaatacctaattaattaacaacATATGTTCATTATTCAATATCGACATATATAATTGATTCAAACTCGCTAGCACAAAAATTACTTACCATTTTTTTATAAGTCCTAGAAGCatgtttatttttcaacacCTCGTTGAGGTCTATGGCATAGACCGGTGGATCTTCAGGCATAcctaaacatgaaaaaattggattaaaaaatttggtgaaaaataatttatattataatttatattgtaGTTTAGGTAGagtaagaaattaatttttaccAACTACCCCAGGTGCACCATGATcagtataataaataaaaatataatcatttGGACCACTGTTTACAACTTTTCCACTGCCTCCAGTCAAAGCACTTTTGTTTCCCAAGATAACATTATAAAAGTTTTGAGCATTACAATCTTTTCCCGTGTAATCCTACAAGTATAAATCTCATAAAAAAgttaatcaaatatatatgtacatatattaattttgaagcGGAATTAGAAGTTTAAAGACGAGCTcaattgaatttattaaattttacttaaataatgTATGTTATTGACAGTTGAAGTTGTcgttataaaattcaaaaaacatGAGTATGTACCTTGGGTACTCCTTTGTACACATCATGACCATGTGGGTTATTTATGATAACTCCAGGTCTAGGATTTTCGGGATTATTGGCAATGTCATCATACATGAATACAATAATGTGTTCATCTTTTAGGCCTCCTTTCTTCAGTAGTTGATAAGCGTGACACAAATTAGCCTGAAATTATtagcacaaaataaaaaattaatcgaTGTTAAAAACAATTCTTTTACTATAAGtaatttaaattaagttaaataatctTTCTCTTTTCATTACATTATTGTTATCCATAAGTTAACTTATTCAACCtcaaatttctttcaattttaagaTAAATTCGATTCCGTAGGAAGAAAGTCATGACCAACTCTTTGAACATTGAATAAATATTCATGATGTTGGtatcattatttttactttcatCTTTGATGTTATTGCTAAAGCGATGAATACAAGTGATTTTCAGTACTGATTCATATGAAATTAGCACGTACgtattatcatattaatattaaatacatgtatatattaCCTGGTGTCTGTAATTATACCATTCCTTTGATCCAGCTACTAACACAGCCCATTTAGTTCCAATGGAATTCTCATAATCTTCAACAAATCTCTCTATCACATTACGACCCTCAGTTAGTACCACAAAAAGTGCAATTAGGAATGATGCAACATTAATTTTAACAAACATTTTGAACTTTTAGAAAAGTAAATGTATATTTTCCTGCTTTAATTCTGATTAGTGGTGAGTTAATCCATTGGCTAttacacaaattaaatttatagaGTTTCCTAATTGTCTTTTTCTATGGGTGTGGTTATGCATTCAATTATGTCACGTTGTTAAATATTTCTACATTTGTTTTCTCTATACTAATATATGTACTCCTTCCGTCTCATATTTGATAAACACTTTTTATTTTGTCCTtattcatataaattaattaattagcctttaaaaaaaattgaatcttcaaaatttgtttttacTTCCAAAGATAGTAAGATGTTCATTCAATATGAGATAGTGGTAGTAATATGCGATCTCTGTCTCATACTAGTTCatcattatattgaatatacttGTCTCATATTATATCAccttaataaatcaagaaaacattaattaatttatttctatattatccatgcaatttttttaaagtattcatatttattgtaaaatttccaagaagttctttaagagataaattaggaaaatcatctttttattaatttattaagcaCATtataaaatgaactaattaatatGGGATAATTAAGTAGAAGTATTACCTTGTGGGAGTAATTAAAGTCTAATAATAAACGTTCATCAAATATATAGCGAAGAGAGTTGTTAGAATTTGACTACTTATTTGAACAAACaaacaacattttttaaaaaatggacaaataatttATTACCTTACTCCATTTATTAATCCTTAAATTCAGTGTAATTAGTTAGAGGATAATGGAGTAATATTTGGAGTACacttctcaaataaaatatagGGAAAATTTATGTGATAAGACTGTTTTTAAGACCTAATTATATAGTACATAATACTAAAAAGTCCAATTATTAATCCTTAAATTAAGTGTAATTAGTTAAAGAATAATGGAGTAATGACTAATGGACTGTGGAGTGAAGCTATACacttctcaaataaaatatagGGAAAATTTATGTTATAAGACTGTTTTTAAGACTTAATTATATAGTACATAATACTAAAAAGCCCAATTATTAATCCTTAAATTAAGTGTAATTAGTTAAAGAATAATGGAGTAATGACTAATGGAGTGTGGAGTGAAGCTATACACTTCTAAATTACTAAAAAATGGAGTGCATATTGTATGACTGTTAAtgattcaaaaaaatttgaaatatgattTAAGGGAATAAATAAGCAAACaggtaaaatagaaaaaaaaatatttatatggtaaattgaacaagtaaaagtgaaatacgataatactttattttttgttatctaaaaataattgaataattctattaatttactttttaaaaatagttgatGAGTAATTGAGATGCATATACAACAAATGCCTATTTTGCtttaaattatacaattgttaattctattttaaatgtttttataatttagtTAAATGTTTGATTAGATtttaaaacttctttttttggTGCACccaatcatcaaaaaaaaattttatttacgaTCTAAAATTTTGAACATTCTTCGTTTAATTTTTGGCTATGTGTTGGCATTGTGTGCAATGTAACTATTCATACTAATTTATATAAAGGTACCACTGAAAATTGTTACAAAGGACAAGAATACACAGAGAAAAAGATGAAACTTTCTCTATACAAAAAATACACTTAACTTTCATCCAGGATAAATTTGAAAGTTACAACACCCTTTTAAtatcaaaaagtattttatagtGTTCTCTTAcataaaaaacatgaatttacCACATCATGTCATTTTTCACAAGAGAATTTGTGTTTCCTAGTTAACCTTTCACAGCAGTTGAGAGCTAACTCCATTCGAAATCTTGCGCAATCTCCATTTGATTGCTCACAAGGATAGCCAATAAACCCTAAACAGATTGATCATACCGAACCCTTAACTCACTTCATCGACAGCAAAAACCAGACCATTTAAAATGTCCCTTCCCtgatctttttgttttttttcttcaaaagagtGCACTGATTAGCACTAGCATTGCTCTATCCAACAGTTACAAGAGTTGGCATTCAAATTACAGATCCATAGGTTTAAGGACAGACCATTGTCTCTTCAAGTTATCAATTTGCTCTTTAACCTTGACCAACAGTATTTTGGTGTCTTCAATCTTACCTGCTTTTTCTTCTGCTGAAGACAGTGTGGTTAGCCTTCACAGAAAATTCACGTCTTTTCTCTAGAATTTGAGCCTTCCTCTTCCTAAGGAACATAAGCATAGTTTCCATTTCTTTCTCTTCAGCCTCTTCTTGATCATACTTTAACTTCAATTCCATGTCAGTGTTCCTCAAGTCATCTAAAGTTTTCCTGTGCTTCTCAAGATCAATGAAGAAGTCTTGGCAACTAGACTCGGCTTGGCTTGCGTCCCTCAGGTCTTGAACCATTGATGGGAATATATGTTTGATCTTTACCAACAGCTTGACTTGTTCGTCAGTGAATGACGAGAGATTCTCGTTCAATAGGCTAATTGCTTCCTTCAATACCTTTTCATTAGCTGGGTCCGCCAACATCTTCAATGGTCCTCCAACAAAATGTTTTACTGTTTCCTTTGCAGACTCCAGATTAGAATTTGGTGTACCTGATAGTGAACGAAAATGATCCTTCGGGATAGACTTTAGGAATGATTCTACTTTGTGGAAAGTTGAGTTCACATCTTGAATTATAGTTGGAGTTCGATTCAGATTAGGTACAGATGTGCTTTCCTCGGGTCGATCCTGCTTCATGCATAGGAAAAGAAGGAAGATAAATCCAGGATAACATAAAGAAATTGTCAGGATGATTTACTACCTTTtccaaagaaagaaaatgactGCAAAAAGTATTTCGACAATCAGCTTGAGGGGTAGTAACATTTTCAATATCACAAGATATTTTCCTTTGACCTGGTACCATGTCCTCTAGTGGTCCCGCAGTGTCTGAAGATGCTGGTGGAATTGCTTGTAGCATGGCCTGAAATAGAAGACAGATTGTTACATCGAAAGATAAATCCAGGAAAAACATATTAAAGATGCTCACAGGATAATTTACTACCTTTTCCACAGAAAAAAGACTTGAAACAGGACTTCTACAATCAGCTTGAAGGGTTCTAACCAGCTCATTTTCAATATCAGAAGATATTTTCCTTTGGCCTGGAGCGCTGTCCTCTAGTGGTCCCACAATGTCTGAGGATGCAGGTAGGGTTTCTTGTAGCATGGCCTGAAAAGAGAAGACAGAGATTGCTACATATGAAAGATAAATACACTCAACCCCGATCCAAAATCAGGATTTGTTATTTTGGTTATCAAAAGAAGTTGTCAAGATAACTGCACTACCTTTCTGGCATAAAAAAGCCGACTTAAACCAGGACCTTGAATATCAACTTGAGGGGTTCTAACCAGCTCATTATCACTAGCAGAAGATATTTTCATTCCCAGTGGCATGTTCTCTGACTGTCCCAAAATGTCCAAGGATGTGGGCAGTGTTGCTTGTGGCATGGCCTGAAAAAAGAAGATATAGATTGTTATGCATCTAAAGATAAATCCAGGAAAACCATACTAAGGAAGCTGAAATGATGGCTTTAATACCTTTTCTGCAGAAAGAAGATGATTTGAAACAGGACTCCCGCAATCAGTTTGTGCGGTTCTAGCCAGCTCATCTTCGATAGCAGAAGATTTCCTTCTGGCTTGTGGCATGGCCTGAACACAAAAGGTATAGATTGTTATACATCTAAAGATAAATCCAGGAAAATTATACTAAGGATGCTCACAGGATGACTTTAATACCTTTTCTGCAGAAAGAAGATGACTTAAAACAGGACTCCCACAATCAGTTTCCGCGGTTCTAACAAGCTCATTTTCGCTAGCAGGAGATTTCCTTCTGGCATGTGCAATGTCTTCTGACTGTCTCACAATATCCAAAGATCTTTGCTGAGTTGCTTGTGGCATGGCCTGAAAACAGAAGAtatcatctaaaaaataatccAGGAACACCATACTAAGGGAGCTATCAGTATGACTTTAATACATTTTTTGCAGAAAGAAGATAACTCGAAACAGGTTTCCCGCAACCAGTTTGCGCGGTTCTAACCAGCTCATTTTTTATAGTAGAAGATTTTATTCTGGCTCGTGGCATTGCCTGAAAACAGAAGATATATATAGTTATACACCTAAAGACAAATCCAGGAAAACCATACTAAGGAAGTCACAGGATGACTTTAATACCTTTTCTGCAGAAAGAAGACGACTCGAAACAAGTTTCCCACAATCAGTTTGCGTGGTTCTAACCAGCTCATTTTCGATAGCAGAAGTTTTTGTTCTGGCTTGTGGCATGGCCTGAAAACAGAAGATATAGATTGTTATACACCTAAAGATAAATCCTGGAAAACCATACCAAGGAAGCTGACAGGTTGACTTGAATACCTTTTCTGCAGAAAGAAGATGACTTGAAACAGGACTATGGCAATCAGTTTGAGCAGTTCTAACCAGCTCATTTTGGATAGCAGAAGATTTCCTTCTGGCTTTTGGCATGGCCTGAAAACAGAAGATATAGATTGTTATGCATCTAAAGATAAATCCAGGAAAATTATACTAAGGAAGCTGACAGGATGGCTTTAATACCTTTTCTGCAGAAAGAAGATGATTTGAAACAGGACTCCTGCAATCAGGTTGCGTGGTTCTAACCAGCTCATTCTCGATAGCAGAAGATTTCCTTCTGGCCTGTGGCATGGCCTGAAAACAAAGGAGATAGATTGTTGTACATCTAAAGATGTATCCAGAAAAACCATACAAGGAAGCTGACAGGATGATGTTAATACCTTTTCTGCAGAAAGAAGATGACTTGAAACAAGACTCCCACAATCAGTT is part of the Solanum pennellii chromosome 8, SPENNV200 genome and harbors:
- the LOC107028609 gene encoding uncharacterized protein LOC107028609 isoform X4, translating into MKGTIQRWMVSNLCHQLQSTKCKTPLATPQRSLDIGKQSEDMAQARRKSSSIENELARTVQTDYRSPVSSHLLSAEKAMPQIRRKSSATENELVRTVETDCGSLVSSHLLSAEKAMPKARRKSSAIQNELVRTAQTDCHSPVSSHLLSAEKAMPQARTKTSAIENELVRTTQTDCGKLVSSRLLSAEKAMPRARIKSSTIKNELVRTAQTGCGKPVSSYLLSAKNAMPQATQQRSLDIVRQSEDIAHARRKSPASENELVRTAETDCGSPVLSHLLSAEKAMPQARRKSSAIEDELARTAQTDCGSPVSNHLLSAEKAMPQATLPTSLDILGQSENMPLGMKISSASDNELVRTPQVDIQGPGLSRLFYARKAMLQETLPASSDIVGPLEDSAPGQRKISSDIENELVRTLQADCRSPVSSLFSVEKAMLQAIPPASSDTAGPLEDMVPGQRKISCDIENVTTPQADCRNTFCSHFLSLEKDRPEESTSVPNLNRTPTIIQDVNSTFHKVESFLKSIPKDHFRSLSGTPNSNLESAKETVKHFVGGPLKMLADPANEKVLKEAISLLNENLSSFTDEQVKLLVKIKHIFPSMVQDLRDASQAESSCQDFFIDLEKHRKTLDDLRNTDMELKLKYDQEEAEEKEMETMLMFLRKRKAQILEKRREFSVKANHTVFSRRKSR
- the LOC107028609 gene encoding uncharacterized protein LOC107028609 isoform X1 → MKGTIQRWMVSNLCHQLQSTKCKTPLATPQRSLDIGKQSEDMAQARRKSSSIENELARTVQTDYRSPVSSHLLSAEKAMPQIRRKSSATENELVRTVETDCGSLVSSHLLSAEKAMPQARRKSSAIENELVRTTQPDCRSPVSNHLLSAEKAMPKARRKSSAIQNELVRTAQTDCHSPVSSHLLSAEKAMPQARTKTSAIENELVRTTQTDCGKLVSSRLLSAEKAMPRARIKSSTIKNELVRTAQTGCGKPVSSYLLSAKNAMPQATQQRSLDIVRQSEDIAHARRKSPASENELVRTAETDCGSPVLSHLLSAEKAMPQARRKSSAIEDELARTAQTDCGSPVSNHLLSAEKAMPQATLPTSLDILGQSENMPLGMKISSASDNELVRTPQVDIQGPGLSRLFYARKAMLQETLPASSDIVGPLEDSAPGQRKISSDIENELVRTLQADCRSPVSSLFSVEKAMLQAIPPASSDTAGPLEDMVPGQRKISCDIENVTTPQADCRNTFCSHFLSLEKDRPEESTSVPNLNRTPTIIQDVNSTFHKVESFLKSIPKDHFRSLSGTPNSNLESAKETVKHFVGGPLKMLADPANEKVLKEAISLLNENLSSFTDEQVKLLVKIKHIFPSMVQDLRDASQAESSCQDFFIDLEKHRKTLDDLRNTDMELKLKYDQEEAEEKEMETMLMFLRKRKAQILEKRREFSVKANHTVFSRRKSR
- the LOC107028609 gene encoding uncharacterized protein LOC107028609 isoform X2, which codes for MRTIQRWMVSNLCHQLQSTKCKTPLATPQRSLDIGKQSEDMAQARRKSSSIENELARTVQTDYRSPVSSHLLSAEKAMPQIRRKSSATENELVRTVETDCGSLVSSHLLSAEKAMPQARRKSSAIENELVRTTQPDCRSPVSNHLLSAEKAMPKARRKSSAIQNELVRTAQTDCHSPVSSHLLSAEKAMPQARTKTSAIENELVRTTQTDCGKLVSSRLLSAEKAMPRARIKSSTIKNELVRTAQTGCGKPVSSYLLSAKNAMPQATQQRSLDIVRQSEDIAHARRKSPASENELVRTAETDCGSPVLSHLLSAEKAMPQARRKSSAIEDELARTAQTDCGSPVSNHLLSAEKAMPQATLPTSLDILGQSENMPLGMKISSASDNELVRTPQVDIQGPGLSRLFYARKAMLQETLPASSDIVGPLEDSAPGQRKISSDIENELVRTLQADCRSPVSSLFSVEKAMLQAIPPASSDTAGPLEDMVPGQRKISCDIENVTTPQADCRNTFCSHFLSLEKDRPEESTSVPNLNRTPTIIQDVNSTFHKVESFLKSIPKDHFRSLSGTPNSNLESAKETVKHFVGGPLKMLADPANEKVLKEAISLLNENLSSFTDEQVKLLVKIKHIFPSMVQDLRDASQAESSCQDFFIDLEKHRKTLDDLRNTDMELKLKYDQEEAEEKEMETMLMFLRKRKAQILEKRREFSVKANHTVFSRRKSR
- the LOC107028609 gene encoding uncharacterized protein LOC107028609 isoform X6, producing the protein MKGTIQRWMVSNLCHQLQSTKCKTPLATPQRSLDIGKQSEDMAQARRKSSSIENELARTVQTDYRSPVSSHLLSAEKAMPQIRRKSSATENELVRTVETDCGSLVSSHLLSAEKAMPQARRKSSAIENELVRTTQPDCRSPVSNHLLSAEKAMPQARTKTSAIENELVRTTQTDCGKLVSSRLLSAEKAMPRARIKSSTIKNELVRTAQTGCGKPVSSYLLSAKNAMPQATQQRSLDIVRQSEDIAHARRKSPASENELVRTAETDCGSPVLSHLLSAEKAMPQARRKSSAIEDELARTAQTDCGSPVSNHLLSAEKAMPQATLPTSLDILGQSENMPLGMKISSASDNELVRTPQVDIQGPGLSRLFYARKAMLQETLPASSDIVGPLEDSAPGQRKISSDIENELVRTLQADCRSPVSSLFSVEKAMLQAIPPASSDTAGPLEDMVPGQRKISCDIENVTTPQADCRNTFCSHFLSLEKDRPEESTSVPNLNRTPTIIQDVNSTFHKVESFLKSIPKDHFRSLSGTPNSNLESAKETVKHFVGGPLKMLADPANEKVLKEAISLLNENLSSFTDEQVKLLVKIKHIFPSMVQDLRDASQAESSCQDFFIDLEKHRKTLDDLRNTDMELKLKYDQEEAEEKEMETMLMFLRKRKAQILEKRREFSVKANHTVFSRRKSR
- the LOC107027371 gene encoding vacuolar-processing enzyme gamma-isozyme-like, encoding MFVKINVASFLIALFVVLTEGRNVIERFVEDYENSIGTKWAVLVAGSKEWYNYRHQANLCHAYQLLKKGGLKDEHIIVFMYDDIANNPENPRPGVIINNPHGHDVYKGVPKDYTGKDCNAQNFYNVILGNKSALTGGSGKVVNSGPNDYIFIYYTDHGAPGVVGMPEDPPVYAIDLNEVLKNKHASRTYKKMVFYLEACDSGSMFADLLGKGLNIYATTSSKPDEDGWATYCYFTGDTSCYGECPPEDFKDNCLGDLFSVSWLENSDLHDLQVETLEKQYLRIYQRVLNNGTHGSHMMQYGDLHINKDALSIYMGSNSPKHTSSANNNYASNSRHVNQRDVQLLYLKSKFQNAPEGSRRKSEAYRKLSEVISEREHVDKSVKHIGQILFGVENGQKVLNIVRQPLVDDWDCLKSFVKIFESHCGSLTSYGKKHLRGFANMCNAGIQRDQMDAAAKQTCSS
- the LOC107028609 gene encoding uncharacterized protein LOC107028609 isoform X5, whose translation is MKGTIQRWMVSNLCHQLQSTKCKTPLATPQRSLDIGKQSEDMAQARRKSSSIENELARTVQTDYRSPVSSHLLSAEKAMPQARRKSSAIENELVRTTQPDCRSPVSNHLLSAEKAMPKARRKSSAIQNELVRTAQTDCHSPVSSHLLSAEKAMPQARTKTSAIENELVRTTQTDCGKLVSSRLLSAEKAMPRARIKSSTIKNELVRTAQTGCGKPVSSYLLSAKNAMPQATQQRSLDIVRQSEDIAHARRKSPASENELVRTAETDCGSPVLSHLLSAEKAMPQARRKSSAIEDELARTAQTDCGSPVSNHLLSAEKAMPQATLPTSLDILGQSENMPLGMKISSASDNELVRTPQVDIQGPGLSRLFYARKAMLQETLPASSDIVGPLEDSAPGQRKISSDIENELVRTLQADCRSPVSSLFSVEKAMLQAIPPASSDTAGPLEDMVPGQRKISCDIENVTTPQADCRNTFCSHFLSLEKDRPEESTSVPNLNRTPTIIQDVNSTFHKVESFLKSIPKDHFRSLSGTPNSNLESAKETVKHFVGGPLKMLADPANEKVLKEAISLLNENLSSFTDEQVKLLVKIKHIFPSMVQDLRDASQAESSCQDFFIDLEKHRKTLDDLRNTDMELKLKYDQEEAEEKEMETMLMFLRKRKAQILEKRREFSVKANHTVFSRRKSR
- the LOC107028609 gene encoding uncharacterized protein LOC107028609 isoform X3, with product MKGTIQRWMVSNLCHQLQSTKCKTPLATPQRSLDIGKQSEDMAQARRKSSSIENELARTVQTDYRSPVSSHLLSAEKAMPQIRRKSSATENELVRTVETDCGSLVSSHLLSAEKAMPQARRKSSAIENELVRTTQPDCRSPVSNHLLSAEKAMPKARRKSSAIQNELVRTAQTDCHSPVSSHLLSAEKAMPQARTKTSAIENELVRTTQTDCGKLVSSRLLSAEKAMPRARIKSSTIKNELAMPQATQQRSLDIVRQSEDIAHARRKSPASENELVRTAETDCGSPVLSHLLSAEKAMPQARRKSSAIEDELARTAQTDCGSPVSNHLLSAEKAMPQATLPTSLDILGQSENMPLGMKISSASDNELVRTPQVDIQGPGLSRLFYARKAMLQETLPASSDIVGPLEDSAPGQRKISSDIENELVRTLQADCRSPVSSLFSVEKAMLQAIPPASSDTAGPLEDMVPGQRKISCDIENVTTPQADCRNTFCSHFLSLEKDRPEESTSVPNLNRTPTIIQDVNSTFHKVESFLKSIPKDHFRSLSGTPNSNLESAKETVKHFVGGPLKMLADPANEKVLKEAISLLNENLSSFTDEQVKLLVKIKHIFPSMVQDLRDASQAESSCQDFFIDLEKHRKTLDDLRNTDMELKLKYDQEEAEEKEMETMLMFLRKRKAQILEKRREFSVKANHTVFSRRKSR